A single region of the Fusarium fujikuroi IMI 58289 draft genome, chromosome FFUJ_chr05 genome encodes:
- a CDS encoding related to epoxide hydrolase, whose amino-acid sequence MNEEFFRGFSQDLHDPVRWETFYKREQDKSPSLPKETPPVPSIDAEWLFNEMMTVSNEADPWMFPALRKLKEDGRFILAALSNTVIFPPGHKLHQDHFFDEPVRQIFDVFISSAHVGIRKPDPAIYKLALDRVNEFAKANAHSARGGSLSWEVGIKAEEVMFLDDIGENLKEARRQGLQTIKVNLGRAFEAVDELERVTGLKLAGDHPRMSIKGKVQKVKAKM is encoded by the coding sequence ATGAATGAAGAGTTCTTCAGGGGCTTCAGTCAAGACCTTCATGATCCCGTCAGATGGGAGACCTTCTACAAGCGGGAGCAAGACAAGAGTCCCAGTCTCCCAAAGGAAACCCCTCCCGTTCCGTCAATCGATGCAGAATGGCTTTTCAACGAGATGATGACCGTTTCTAACGAAGCCGACCCATGGATGTTTCCAGCATTGAGAAAGCTGAAGGAGGATGGGCGATTCATTCTCGCAGCTCTGAGTAATACTGTCATCTTTCCACCTGGGCACAAGCTCCACCAGGACCATTTCTTTGACGAGCCTGTGCGGCAGATATTTGatgtcttcatctcctccgcCCATGTTGGAATCCGAAAACCAGATCCAGCCATTTATAAGCTGGCTCTCGACCGAGTAAACGAATTCGCGAAAGCCAATGCTCATTCAGCTCGGGGGGGGAGCTTGAGCTGGGAGGTTGGTATCAAGGCAGAGGAAGTAATGTTTCTCGATGATATCGGGGAGAATTTGAAGGAAGCACGCCGACAAGGACTGCAAACAATCAAGGTGAACCTAGGCCGAGCATTTGAggccgttgatgagctggagagAGTGACTGGATTGAAGCTCGCTGGTGATCATCCAAGGATGTCCATTAAGGGAAAGGTTCAGAAAGTCAAGGCAAAAATGTGA
- a CDS encoding related to GIP3 Glc7-interacting protein whose overexpression relocalizes Glc7p from the nucleus: MEQVHGVDVSWMTHGASKGMFPTRHSPKLQNAHRVFYKATRNSPPTKTPSAALPRQIPGANSRPKSPASAPTDNASVDSNISTNGQSTTPNGSSATKRVSRSNSIDKQPPPGTSPHRRNSWFSNISAKFSSSNTPPAGPPSPAPIPESSPAPPSDPAPPKLPHTKNAVLPHAAKPEGDGPYIPAPPRSGQPGFLGMFRRLSSSNNGALSQSGKLGHGLVDRVVLNVDQSRERCPISELSCAKLRRVAFCVDVEIAPQPKYADHDSSLPKTTDKAQKKKLTEKGEGEALKNPKAVEEQKETIGEVKTTGETLPKELEKEGTEAPQQVGEVANGSPTLVSEKKEENTKKKEKKKKSEEERKARKEKKRKLAEANGSIPMEIHYDSSDDSAKTKTPPNGPETNKPQTAPTTNPVRVYRRCCQLRETPILKKITEQLTDTANYNASTGTVNKLDLTDYWLQLPDLITLGDYLAIVPVREILLENSGLGDEGLRVILAGLLAAKRPAVRRRKPKHDDEDQGGVVERLVLKNNKIGPDGWKYLSLFIYLCRSLKFLDVSYIQFPRQPQSQQNGSLNNGVHIPRSISSIFSAALGERLGGSTLELVNIGQTGLTMGQLGTIVDGLIQCGVKRLGLSHNQIDAEGMKHVVKFLTEGHCEGLDLGGNDLSQHTEALATAIENDTTLWGLGMADCNLTPSALCKILPVMVKLPNLRFFDLSQNPALFQSTPSAVGLLRRYLPKMKVLKRMHLEDAAMTPEQAIAIVEVLPEVKTLAHINITNNAEIVKLADASTEEAQEEACALYASLLAAARVSKSLICVDIEVPSEHAGEIVKAMAKQVVAYCLRNMERLPDTDAGAVLASTLAENNLEAGENKLPPYPDVLAHLVGHDVLDQDESDDDNGSAPDEDYVIGGTGVVKALACCLKNRGDESRRQSGEFIREIENGASSPAATLSTGGKAKDMSKHLLMGARKIRQRLQPALIKARANPDDDHNLRRLTFLDDTLQGIIKRFEDEYPDTREDPALQRRPRAETKGSEESPTTLPLEDSALALSDNEDEGEITGGKPLSRSNSMAKILVEEEGRILRAGHRFRAGLIKEEQIDLLSTIDDIGSDPKHVRMLIELAEDLGGEIWELVKEKGPVRAFKEDRDIAFKCMEASDPEHWARFAEAQYKSRANISIPSAAKQGEMVDESAVAD, translated from the exons ATGGAGCAGGTTCATGGCGTTGATGTCAGCTGGATGACCCATGGTGCTTCCAAAGGCATGTTTCCCACTCGCCACTCGCCCAAACTCCAAAACGCGCATCGCGTCTTTT ATAAAGCAACCAGGAACTCACCGCCCACCAAAACTCCCTCAGCAGCTCTTCCAAGACAGATCCCTGGCGCAAACTCTAGACCGAAGTCGCCGGCTTCGGCTCCCACAGATAACGCCTCCGTAGACTCCAATATCTCGACCAATGGCCAGTCCACGACTCCAAATGGCTCCTCAGCTACAAAACGAGTTTCACGCTCCAATTCTATAGATAAACAGCCTCCTCCTGGCACTTCGCCTCATCGTCGCAATTCATGGTTCTCCAATATCTCTGCCAAATTCTCTTCCTCTAATACACCGCCAGCCGGTCCTCCTTCGCCAGCTCCCATACCAGAATCGTCGCCCGCGCCCCCGTCAGACCCCGCCCCCCCCAAGTTGCCACATACGAAGAACGCCGTGCTCCCCCATGCTGCGAAGCCCGAAGGCGATGGCCCTTATATACCAGCTCCGCCCAGGAGTGGACAACCCGGCTTTTTGGGCATGTTCCGGCGCCTGTCTTCTTCTAACAATGGGGCTCTTTCGCAAAGCGGAAAACTTGGCCATGGTCTTGTCGACAGGGTGGTTCTGAATGTCGACCAAAGTCGAGAAAGATGTCCTATATCGGAGCTCTCTTGTGCCAAACTTAGAAGAGTCGCATTCTGtgtggatgttgagattgcgCCCCAGCCCAAATATGCTGATCACGATTCTTCATTACCTAAAACGACCGACAAGGCTCAGAAAAAGAAGTTGACCGAgaagggtgagggtgaggccCTCAAAAACCCAAAGGCCGTGGAAGAGCAGAAGGAAACCATCGGGGAAGTCAAGACAACCGGAGAAACATTGCCAAAGGAACTCGAGAAGGAAGGGACTGAAGCACCTCAGCAAGTTGGTGAAGTGGCCAATGGCAGTCCAACTCTTGTGTCagagaaaaaggaagaaaacaccaagaagaaggaaaagaagaagaagagcgaggaAGAACGAAAGGCcagaaaggagaagaagcgaaaaCTGGCCGAAGCCAACGGATCCATTCCCATGGAGATTCATTATGACAGCAGTGATGATTCAGCCAAAACAAAAACGCCGCCCAATGGCCCCGAGACCAACAAGCCTCAGACGGCACCTACCACGAACCCTGTGCGAGTATACCGAAGATGCTGCCAGCTTCGCGAAACGCCAATTTTGAAAAAGATCACTGAGCAACTCACCGACACGGCCAACTACAATGCCTCGACTGGCACGGTCAACAAACTTGATCTCACAGATTATTGGCTCCAATTACCAGATCTCATCACTCTCGGAGATTACCTTGCAATCGTCCCTGTGAGGGAAATACTTTTAGAGAACAGCGGGCTTGGCGACGAAGGTCTGCGAGTTATCCTAGCCGGTCTGCTGGCTGCCAAGAGACCAGCTGTGAGGCGGCGGAAACCCaaacatgatgatgaggatcaaGGAGGCGTAGTAGAGCGACTTGTCCTGAAGAACAATAAGATAGGTCCTGATGGATGGAAGTATCTCTCGCTTTTCATCTATTTATGTCGATCGCTTAAATTCCTCGATGTCTCTTACATTCAATTCCCGCGCCAGCCTCAATCACAGCAAAACGGTTCACTCAACAATGGAGTTCATATACCCCGAAGTATCTCGAGCATCTTCTCCGCTGCTTTGGGAGAGCGATTGGGGGGATCAACGCTCGAACTAGTGAATATCGGCCAAACGGGGTTGACAATGGGTCAGCTTGGAACAATCGTCGATGGTCTGATTCAATGTGGCGTGAAACGACTCGGCTTGTCGCACAACCAGATCGATGCAGAGGGCATGAAACATGTTGTCAAGTTTCTTACAGAGGGTCACTGCGAAGGTCTCGACTTGGGCGGCAATGATCTCAGCCAACACACTGAAGCCTTGGCAACCGCCATCGAGAATGATACGACGCTCTGGGGACTCGGCATGGCCGATTGTAACTTAACGCCTTCGGCACTCTGTAAGATCTTACCTGTGATGGTCAAGCTACCGAATTTGCGATTCTTTGATTTGTCCCAGAACCCAGCATTATTCCAGTCCACCCCTAGCGCTGTTGGTCTGCTCAGGAG ATATCTTCCCAAGATGAAGGTGTTGAAACGTATGCACCTGGAAGATGCTGCGATGACGCCAGAACAAGCAATCGCAATAGTGGAAGTGCTCCCCGAGGTTAAAACTCTAGCACatatcaacatcaccaacaacgccGAGATTGTCAAGCTTGCCGATGCAAGCacagaagaagcgcaagaggAAGCTTGCGCTCTTTATGCGTCTCTACTTGCGGCAGCTCGTGTGTCCAAGAGTCTTATTTGTGTGGATATCGAGGTTCCTAGTGAACATGCTGGAGAGattgtcaaggccatggcTAAGCAAGTTGTTGCCTACTGCCTTCGTAACATGGAACGACTTCCCGATACTGACGCAGGTGCGGTTCTGGCATCGACGCTTGCTGAAAACAACCTAGAAGCTGGCGAGAACAAGTTGCCACCTTATCCTGATGTTCTTGCACATCTCGTTGGACACGACGTCCTAGACCAAGACGAAAGCGACGACGATAACGGCTCAGCGCCTGATGAGGACTATGTTATCGGAGGTACTGGTGTGGTCAAGGCGCTTGCTTGTTGCCTGAAGAATCGTGGCGATGAGTCACGGAGACAATCAGGCGAATTTATCCGTGAGATTGAGAACGGAGCATCAAGCCCTGCGGCGACCTTGTCCACAGGGGGAAAGGCCAAGGATATGTCAAAGCATCTGTTGATGGGTGCCCGCAAGATCCGCCAACGCCTCCAGCCAGCGCTCATCAAAGCAAGGGCGAATCCTGATGATGATCACAACCTCCGCAGGCTAACCTTCCTCGACGACACTTTGCAAGGAATTATCAAACGTTTTGAGGACGAGTACCCGGATACCCGCGAGGACCCTGCATTGCAAAGGCGCCCCCGTGCAGAGACGAAGGGCAGCGAAGAGTCGCCCACCACATTGCCACTCGAGGATTCCGCGTTGGCTTTGTCGGACAATGAGGACGAAGGCGAAATTACCGGAGGCAAGCCACTGTCGAGGTCGAACTCTATGGCCAAAATACtggttgaggaagaaggccgAATTCTCCGTGCTGGTCATCGCTTTCGTGCCGGCCTCATTAAGGAGGAGCAGATTGACCTCCTCAGCACAATCGATGATATCGGATCGGATCCTAAACACGTCAGAATGCTTATTGAACTGGCTGAGGATCTTGGTGGAGAAATCTGGGAACtagtcaaggagaagggtcCCGTGAGGGCATTCAAGGAGGACCGAGATATTGCTTTTAAGTGCATGGAGGCGAGCGATCCAGAGCACTGGGCTCGATTCGCTGAGGCGCAGTACAAGTCTCGCGCGAACATTAGCATCCCATCAGCAGCGAAGCAGGGAGA
- a CDS encoding probable 60S ribosomal protein L5, translating into MVFHKLVKNSAYYSRYQTKYKRRQQGKTDYYARKRLITQAKNKYNAPKYRLVVRFTNKDIICQIVTSEISGDKVFVSAYSHELKAYGIEHGLTNWAAAYATGLLIARRALKKLGLDEDFTGVEEADGEFKLTEAAETDDGERRPFKVFLDVGLKRTSTGARVFGAMKGASDGGILVPHSEKRFPGYDMETKELDADTLRNYIFGGHVAEYMETLADDDEERFRSQFQKYVDDDVEAEGLEDLYTEAHAAIREDPFKKAESDTPKKTKEEWKEISKKYKTKKLTKEEKEQRVQERIQELLQQE; encoded by the exons ATG GTTTTCCACAAGTTGGTGAAGAACAGCGCGTACTACAG CCGCTACCAGACCAAGTACAAGCGCCGCCAGCAGGGCAAGACCGATTACTACGCCCGAAAGCGCCTCATCAcccaggccaagaacaagtacAATGCTCCCAAGTACCGCCTGGTCGTCCGCTTCACCAACAAGGACATCATCTGCCAGATCGTAACCTCTGAGATCTCTGGCGACAAGGTCTTCGTCTCTGCCTACTCGCATGAGCTCAAGGCCTACGGTATCGAGCACGGTCTCACCAACTGGGCTGCCGCTTACGCTACCGGTCTCCTCATTGCCCGCCGtgccctcaagaagctcggccTCGACGAGGACTTCACTGGTGTCGAGGAGGCTGACGGTGAGTTCAAGCTCACTGAGGCCGCCGAGACCGACGATGGGGAGCGCCGCCCCTTCAAGGTCTTCCTCGATGTTGGTCTGAAGCGAACCTCCACTGGTGCCCGTGTCTTTGGTGCCATGAAGGGCGCCTCTGACGGCGGTATCCTCGTTCCCCACTCCGAGAAGCGATTCCCCGGTTACGACATGGAGACCAAGGAGCTCGATGCCGACACCCTCCGAAACTACATCTTCGGTGGCCACGTTGCTGAGTACATGGAGACCCTcgccgacgacgatgaggagcgTTTCCGCAGTCAGTTCCAGAAGTACGTCGACGACGATGTCGAGgctgagggtcttgaggacCTCTACACTGAGGCTCACGCCGCCATCCGTGAGGACCCcttcaagaaggccgagagcGACACTcccaagaagaccaaggaggagtgGAAGGAGATCTCCAAGAAgtacaagaccaagaagctcaccaaggaggagaaggagcaGCGCGTACAGGAGCGTATCCAGGAGCTTCTCCAGCAGGAGTAA